One genomic region from Salipiger sp. CCB-MM3 encodes:
- the cbbX gene encoding CbbX protein — MTETPQTDTEPAPAEHPERPTTVDLAAAFEGSGVREMLAELDETMIGLAPVKARIRETAALLLVDKARRQMGLATETPTLHMSFTGNPGTGKTTVALKMADLLHRLGYVRKGHLVTVTRDDLVGQYIGHTAPKTKEVLKKAMGGVLFIDEAYYLYRPENERDYGQEAIEILLQVMENNRDDLVVILAGYADRMDRFFESNPGFRSRIAHHIEFPDYSDDELLQISQIMLGAQNYAFDDAARAAMADYITTRRGQPHFANARSIRNALDRARLRQANRLFNEAKGPLGAEALSTITEADLRASRVFRGGLNVDRRVPQAAE, encoded by the coding sequence ATGACCGAGACCCCGCAGACTGACACCGAACCAGCCCCCGCAGAACACCCCGAGCGCCCCACCACCGTCGATCTCGCCGCCGCCTTCGAGGGCAGCGGCGTGCGCGAGATGCTGGCCGAGCTTGACGAGACGATGATCGGCCTCGCCCCGGTCAAGGCGCGCATCCGCGAAACCGCCGCGCTGCTGCTGGTCGACAAGGCGCGGCGCCAGATGGGGCTCGCCACGGAAACGCCGACCCTGCACATGTCCTTCACCGGCAATCCCGGCACCGGCAAGACCACCGTGGCGCTGAAGATGGCCGACCTGCTGCACCGCTTGGGCTACGTGCGCAAAGGCCATCTCGTCACCGTCACCCGTGACGATCTCGTGGGCCAATACATCGGCCACACCGCCCCCAAGACCAAGGAGGTGCTGAAAAAGGCCATGGGCGGCGTGCTCTTCATCGATGAGGCCTACTACCTCTACCGCCCCGAGAACGAGCGCGACTACGGACAGGAGGCGATCGAGATCCTGCTGCAGGTGATGGAGAACAACCGCGACGATCTGGTGGTGATCCTCGCCGGCTACGCCGATCGCATGGACCGCTTCTTCGAAAGCAACCCCGGCTTTCGCTCGCGCATCGCCCATCACATCGAGTTTCCCGACTACAGCGACGACGAGCTTCTGCAGATCTCGCAGATCATGCTGGGCGCGCAGAACTACGCGTTCGACGATGCGGCGCGCGCCGCCATGGCCGACTATATCACCACCCGCCGCGGCCAGCCGCATTTCGCCAATGCCCGCTCGATCCGCAACGCGCTCGACCGCGCCCGGCTGCGACAGGCCAACCGGCTGTTCAACGAAGCGAAGGGCCCGCTCGGCGCCGAAGCGCTTTCGACCATCACCGAGGCCGATCTGCGCGCCTCGCGGGTCTTCCGCGGCGGCCTCAACGTGGATCGCCGCGTGCCGCAGGCCGCCGAATAG
- a CDS encoding ribulose bisphosphate carboxylase small subunit, producing MKLRQGQFSFLPDLTDDDIHAQAQYAIDNGWAVSVEYTDDPHPRNTYWEMWGHPMFDNPDAAAVVFEVNECRKEHGGKYIRVIAFDSSAGWESIRMSFIAGRPAEEPGFRVVRQEGEGRSIRYTIESYAVREPEGRRYA from the coding sequence ATGAAACTGAGACAAGGCCAGTTCAGCTTCCTGCCCGACCTGACGGATGACGACATCCACGCGCAGGCCCAATACGCCATCGACAACGGCTGGGCCGTATCGGTCGAATACACCGACGACCCGCACCCACGGAATACCTACTGGGAGATGTGGGGCCACCCGATGTTCGACAATCCCGACGCCGCCGCCGTGGTCTTCGAGGTCAATGAGTGCCGCAAGGAGCATGGCGGGAAATACATCCGCGTCATCGCCTTCGACAGCTCCGCCGGATGGGAGTCGATCCGCATGAGCTTCATCGCGGGCCGCCCCGCTGAAGAGCCCGGCTTCCGCGTCGTGCGGCAAGAGGGCGAGGGCCGCAGCATCCGCTACACGATCGAGAGCTATGCCGTGCGCGAGCCCGAGGGCCGCCGCTACGCCTAG
- a CDS encoding form I ribulose bisphosphate carboxylase large subunit encodes MNDMSTVTDAKKRYSAGVMKYAQMGYWEPDYTPADTDIIALFRITPQDGVDPVEAAAAVAGESSTATWTVVWTDRLTNCEKYRAKAYRVDPVPNSEGEFFAYIAYDLDLFEPGSIANLTASIIGNVFGFKPLKALRLEDMRLPVAYVKTFQGPATGIVVERERLNAYGRPLLGATVKPKLGLSGRNYGRVVYEALKGGLDFTKDDENINSQPFMHWRDRFLYCMEAVARASAATGEVKGTYLNVTAGTMEEMYARAEFAKSLGSVIIMIDLVIGYTAIQSMAKWARDNDMILHLHRAGHSTYTRQRSHGVSFRVIAKWMRLAGVDHLHAGTVVGKLEGDPATTKGYYDIFREERNPMALENGIFFDQDWASLNKMMPVASGGIHAGQMHQLLTYLGEDVVLQFGGGTIGHPHGIEAGATANRVALEAMVFARNAGRDIWNEGPDILRDAARSCTPLKQALDTWKDVSFNYASTDAPDFAPTPEVSA; translated from the coding sequence ATGAACGACATGTCCACAGTCACCGACGCCAAGAAGCGCTACTCCGCCGGCGTGATGAAATACGCCCAGATGGGCTATTGGGAGCCGGACTACACCCCCGCTGACACCGACATCATCGCGCTCTTCCGGATCACGCCCCAGGACGGCGTGGACCCGGTCGAAGCCGCCGCCGCCGTCGCCGGTGAAAGCTCCACCGCCACCTGGACCGTGGTCTGGACCGACCGGCTCACCAACTGCGAGAAATACCGCGCCAAGGCTTACCGCGTTGATCCGGTGCCCAATTCCGAAGGCGAGTTCTTTGCCTATATCGCCTATGACCTCGACCTCTTCGAGCCGGGCAGCATCGCCAATCTCACCGCCTCGATCATCGGCAATGTCTTCGGCTTCAAGCCGCTCAAGGCGCTGCGGCTCGAGGACATGCGCCTGCCGGTCGCCTATGTGAAGACCTTTCAAGGCCCCGCCACCGGCATCGTCGTCGAACGCGAGCGGCTCAACGCCTATGGCCGCCCGCTGCTGGGTGCCACGGTGAAGCCCAAGCTCGGCCTCTCGGGCCGCAACTATGGCCGCGTGGTCTATGAGGCGCTGAAGGGCGGGCTCGACTTCACCAAGGACGACGAGAACATCAACTCCCAGCCCTTCATGCATTGGCGCGACCGCTTCCTCTACTGCATGGAAGCGGTGGCCCGCGCCTCTGCCGCCACCGGCGAGGTGAAGGGCACCTATCTCAACGTCACCGCCGGCACGATGGAAGAGATGTACGCCCGCGCCGAGTTCGCCAAGTCGCTGGGCTCGGTGATCATCATGATCGACCTCGTCATCGGCTACACCGCGATCCAGTCCATGGCGAAATGGGCGCGCGACAACGACATGATCCTGCACCTGCACCGCGCCGGGCATTCGACCTACACCCGCCAGCGCAGCCACGGCGTGTCGTTCCGCGTCATCGCCAAATGGATGCGCCTTGCCGGGGTCGATCACCTGCACGCGGGCACTGTCGTCGGCAAGCTCGAGGGCGATCCGGCCACCACCAAGGGATACTACGACATCTTCCGCGAAGAGCGGAACCCGATGGCGCTCGAGAATGGCATCTTCTTCGATCAGGACTGGGCCTCGCTCAACAAGATGATGCCCGTCGCCTCGGGCGGCATCCACGCCGGGCAGATGCACCAGCTGCTGACGTATCTTGGCGAGGACGTGGTGCTGCAGTTCGGCGGCGGCACCATCGGCCACCCGCATGGCATCGAGGCCGGGGCAACGGCGAACCGCGTGGCGCTCGAGGCGATGGTCTTTGCCCGCAACGCCGGACGCGACATCTGGAACGAGGGGCCGGATATCCTGCGCGACGCCGCGCGCAGCTGCACCCCGCTCAAGCAGGCGCTCGATACGTGGAAGGACGTCAGCTTCAACTACGCCTCCACCGACGCGCCCGACTTCGCGCCGACCCCCGAGGTCTCGGCATGA
- the fba gene encoding class II fructose-bisphosphate aldolase (catalyzes the reversible aldol condensation of dihydroxyacetonephosphate and glyceraldehyde 3-phosphate in the Calvin cycle, glycolysis, and/or gluconeogenesis) — translation MPLITLRQLLDHAAEQGYGVPAFNINNMEQGLAILRAAEACDAPVILQASRGARSYAGDIMLRHMVEALAEMYPRNPIVLHQDHGNNDATCLSAIRHGFTSVMMDGSLEEDMKTPASYDYNVEITARVTRAAHAVGASVEGELGVLGSLETGEAAAEDGSGAEGKLDHSQLLTDPDQAVDFVLATQCDALAIACGTSHGAYKFTRAPDGDILSMKTIAAIHEKLPDTHLVMHGSSSVPQHLQDLINASGGHMPQTYGVPVEEIERGIRMGVRKVNIDTDCRMAMTGQFRKVALDKPEEFDPRKFMIPAMKELEALCTHRFERFGTAGQAGKITPISLDDMARRYASGALAPRIAADRAA, via the coding sequence ATGCCACTTATCACCCTGAGACAGCTTCTGGATCACGCCGCCGAACAGGGCTACGGCGTGCCCGCCTTCAACATCAACAATATGGAGCAGGGTCTGGCGATCCTGCGCGCCGCCGAGGCCTGCGACGCGCCGGTGATCCTGCAGGCCAGCCGCGGCGCGCGCAGCTACGCCGGAGATATCATGCTGCGCCACATGGTCGAGGCGCTGGCGGAAATGTACCCGCGCAATCCGATCGTGCTGCATCAGGACCACGGCAACAACGATGCCACCTGCCTCTCGGCGATCCGCCACGGCTTCACCTCGGTGATGATGGACGGATCCCTCGAAGAGGATATGAAGACCCCCGCGTCTTACGACTACAACGTCGAGATCACCGCGCGGGTCACCCGCGCCGCCCATGCCGTCGGCGCCAGCGTCGAAGGAGAGCTGGGCGTGCTGGGCTCGCTGGAAACCGGCGAGGCGGCGGCCGAGGATGGCTCGGGAGCGGAAGGCAAGCTCGACCACTCGCAGCTGCTCACCGATCCCGATCAGGCGGTGGACTTCGTGCTCGCCACCCAATGCGACGCGCTCGCCATCGCCTGCGGCACCAGCCATGGCGCCTACAAGTTCACCCGCGCGCCCGACGGCGACATCCTGTCGATGAAGACCATCGCCGCGATCCACGAAAAGCTGCCCGACACGCATCTTGTCATGCATGGCTCCAGCTCGGTGCCGCAGCATCTGCAGGACCTGATCAACGCAAGCGGCGGGCATATGCCGCAGACCTACGGCGTGCCGGTGGAGGAGATCGAGCGCGGCATCCGCATGGGCGTGCGCAAGGTGAATATCGACACCGACTGCCGCATGGCGATGACCGGCCAGTTCCGCAAGGTGGCGCTGGACAAGCCCGAGGAGTTCGACCCGCGCAAGTTCATGATCCCCGCGATGAAGGAACTCGAAGCGCTCTGCACCCACCGTTTCGAGCGCTTCGGCACCGCCGGTCAGGCCGGAAAGATCACCCCGATCAGCCTCGACGACATGGCCCGCCGCTACGCAAGCGGCGCGCTCGCCCCCCGCATCGCCGCCGACCGCGCGGCCTGA
- the gap gene encoding type I glyceraldehyde-3-phosphate dehydrogenase: MTVRVAINGFGRIGRNVLRAIAESGRTDIEVVAINDLGPVETNAHLLRFDSVHGRFPGEVTVRGSTIDLGRGPIEVTALRNPAELPWEGVDVALECTGIFTDRDKAALHLQNGSKRVLVSAPASGVDKTVVFGVNHRELRPEHVVVSNASCTTNCLSPVAKALNDAIGIEKGFMTTIHSYTGDQPTLDTMHKDLYRARAAAQSMIPTSTGAAKAVGLVLPELNGKLDGVAIRVPTPNVSVVDLVFEAARDTTVDEVNAAIRAAADGPLKGVLGYTDRPNVSTDFNHDPHSSVFHMDQTKVMAGRMVRILSWYDNEWGFSNRMADTAVAMGKLIGAEAPASLQDA; the protein is encoded by the coding sequence ATGACAGTCAGGGTTGCCATAAACGGCTTCGGCCGTATCGGGAGAAATGTGCTCCGCGCCATCGCGGAGTCGGGCCGCACCGACATCGAGGTGGTCGCGATCAACGATCTCGGCCCGGTGGAGACCAATGCCCATCTGCTGCGCTTCGACAGCGTGCACGGGCGCTTTCCCGGCGAGGTGACGGTGCGCGGCAGCACCATCGACCTTGGCCGCGGGCCGATCGAAGTGACCGCCCTGCGCAACCCCGCGGAACTGCCGTGGGAGGGCGTCGACGTGGCGCTCGAATGCACCGGAATCTTCACCGACCGCGACAAGGCGGCGCTGCATCTGCAGAACGGATCGAAGCGCGTGCTGGTCTCGGCCCCCGCCTCGGGTGTCGACAAGACCGTGGTCTTCGGCGTGAACCATCGCGAGCTGCGTCCCGAGCATGTGGTCGTCTCGAATGCTTCCTGCACCACCAATTGCCTGTCGCCGGTGGCCAAGGCGCTGAACGACGCCATCGGCATCGAAAAGGGCTTCATGACCACGATCCACAGCTACACCGGCGATCAGCCTACGCTGGATACGATGCACAAGGACCTCTACCGCGCCCGCGCCGCCGCGCAGTCGATGATCCCTACCAGCACCGGCGCGGCCAAGGCCGTGGGCCTTGTGCTGCCCGAGCTCAACGGCAAGCTCGACGGCGTGGCGATCCGCGTGCCCACGCCGAACGTGTCGGTGGTCGATCTGGTGTTCGAGGCGGCCCGCGATACCACGGTCGATGAGGTCAACGCCGCGATCCGCGCCGCCGCCGACGGGCCGCTCAAGGGCGTGCTGGGCTATACTGATCGGCCCAATGTCTCGACCGATTTCAACCACGACCCGCACAGCTCGGTGTTCCACATGGATCAGACCAAGGTCATGGCCGGGCGGATGGTGCGGATCCTGTCCTGGTACGACAACGAATGGGGCTTTTCCAACCGCATGGCCGACACCGCCGTGGCGATGGGCAAGCTCATTGGCGCCGAGGCCCCCGCCTCGCTGCAAGACGCCTGA
- the tkt gene encoding transketolase, whose product MNVQTKVTAIEDLMANAIRALTMDAVQQANSGHPGAPMGMADVATVLFNRFITLDPKNHLWPDRDRFVMSAGHGSMLVYAIHHLLGYDDMPMEQIKRFRQLGSRTAGHPEYGHAKGIETTTGPLGQGISTAVGMALAERMLNARFGDALMDHYTYVIAGDGCLMEGISHEAIDLAGHMSLSRLILLWDDNRITIDGGTELSTSTDQQARFRAAGWHVQAVDGHDKEAIAAAIEIARADDRPSMIACRTVIGYGAPNKQGSHDVHGAPLGAEEIAAARGALDWSLPAFEIPPEVTDAWRAVAARGGEARRAWIRRLGDDPQAEAFRAAFAPVDAKALDAAINAYKHRLSQDAPKVATRKASEMALEVVNGTLPNTVGGSADLTGSNNTRTKGMRPVSAADYSGDYIHYDIREHGMAAAMNGIALHGGLKPYGGTFLAFADYCRPAMRLSALMGVPVAYVMTHDSIGLGEDGPTHQPVETIASLRAMPNMLVFRPADAVETAEAWALAMEQSRTPSVLCLSRQGLPTVRSRHVETNLTARGAYVLKGPAQRDVTLIATGSEVELALAAADLLAEEGLSAAVVSAPCFELFEQQPPEYRAETLGDAPRIGIEAAVRQGWCLMLRPEDGFVGMTGFGASAPAPDLYRHFGITAEAVARLAKNLQ is encoded by the coding sequence ATGAACGTTCAGACCAAGGTCACCGCCATCGAAGACCTCATGGCCAATGCGATCCGCGCGCTGACCATGGACGCGGTGCAGCAGGCGAACTCGGGCCATCCCGGCGCGCCGATGGGCATGGCCGACGTGGCGACGGTGCTGTTCAACCGCTTCATCACGCTCGATCCCAAGAACCACCTCTGGCCCGACCGCGACCGTTTCGTGATGAGCGCCGGGCATGGCTCGATGCTGGTCTATGCGATCCACCATCTGCTCGGCTATGACGACATGCCGATGGAGCAGATCAAGCGGTTCCGCCAGCTTGGCTCGCGCACCGCGGGCCATCCGGAATACGGCCACGCCAAGGGCATCGAGACCACCACCGGCCCGCTCGGTCAGGGTATCTCGACCGCCGTCGGCATGGCGCTGGCCGAGCGGATGCTGAACGCCCGTTTCGGCGATGCGCTGATGGACCATTACACCTATGTCATCGCCGGGGACGGCTGCCTGATGGAGGGCATCAGCCACGAGGCCATCGACCTCGCCGGCCACATGAGCCTGTCGCGGCTGATCCTGCTCTGGGACGACAACCGCATCACCATCGACGGCGGCACCGAGCTTTCGACCTCGACCGACCAGCAGGCGCGGTTCCGCGCCGCGGGCTGGCATGTGCAGGCGGTGGACGGCCACGACAAGGAAGCCATCGCCGCCGCCATCGAGATCGCCCGCGCCGACGACCGGCCCTCGATGATCGCCTGCCGCACGGTGATCGGTTACGGCGCGCCCAACAAGCAGGGATCGCATGACGTGCATGGTGCCCCGCTGGGTGCCGAAGAAATCGCCGCCGCGCGTGGGGCGCTCGACTGGTCCCTCCCGGCCTTCGAGATCCCGCCCGAGGTCACGGACGCATGGCGCGCCGTGGCCGCGCGCGGCGGCGAGGCGCGGCGGGCTTGGATCCGCAGGCTCGGGGACGACCCGCAGGCCGAAGCCTTCCGCGCCGCTTTTGCCCCGGTGGATGCCAAGGCGCTCGACGCCGCCATCAACGCCTATAAGCACCGCCTCTCGCAGGACGCCCCCAAGGTGGCGACCCGCAAGGCCAGCGAGATGGCGCTCGAGGTGGTCAACGGCACGCTGCCCAACACCGTCGGCGGCTCGGCGGATCTGACTGGCTCGAACAACACGCGCACCAAGGGCATGCGCCCGGTCAGCGCCGCCGATTACTCGGGCGATTACATCCACTACGACATCCGCGAGCATGGCATGGCCGCGGCGATGAACGGCATCGCCCTGCACGGCGGGCTGAAGCCCTACGGCGGCACCTTCCTCGCCTTCGCCGACTACTGCCGCCCGGCGATGCGGCTCTCGGCGCTGATGGGTGTGCCAGTCGCCTATGTGATGACCCATGACAGCATCGGCCTCGGCGAGGATGGCCCGACGCACCAGCCGGTCGAGACCATCGCCAGCCTGCGCGCCATGCCGAACATGCTGGTGTTTCGCCCCGCCGACGCGGTGGAGACCGCCGAGGCTTGGGCGCTGGCGATGGAGCAGAGCCGCACGCCCTCGGTGCTGTGCCTGTCGCGGCAGGGGCTGCCCACCGTGCGCAGCCGCCATGTGGAGACGAACCTCACCGCCCGCGGCGCCTATGTGCTGAAGGGCCCCGCCCAGCGCGACGTGACGCTCATCGCTACCGGCTCCGAGGTCGAACTGGCGCTCGCCGCCGCCGATCTTCTGGCCGAGGAGGGCCTCAGCGCCGCGGTGGTCTCGGCCCCCTGCTTCGAGCTTTTCGAACAGCAACCGCCCGAGTACCGCGCCGAGACCCTCGGCGACGCGCCGCGCATCGGCATCGAGGCCGCGGTTCGGCAGGGCTGGTGTCTCATGCTGCGCCCCGAGGACGGCTTTGTCGGCATGACCGGCTTTGGCGCCTCAGCCCCCGCGCCGGATCTCTACCGCCATTTCGGCATCACCGCAGAGGCGGTCGCCCGCCTCGCCAAGAACCTGCAGTAA
- a CDS encoding phosphoribulokinase: MSKKHPIISVTGSSGAGTTTVKATFDQIFRREGITAVSIEGDAFHRYNRADMKAELEARKSSGDETFSHFSYDANELGELEEIFRTYGETGTGRTRHYVHDDDEAARWNTPPGNFTDWESFDEGSDLLFYEGLHGAVANDEVNLAALADLKIGVVPVINLEWIQKIHRDKASRGYTTEAVTDTILRRMHAYVHCICPQFIQTDVNFQRVPVVDTSDPFIARWIPTADESLVVIRFRNPRGIDFPYLTSMIQNSWMSRANSIVIPGGKMDLAMQLIFTPMVQRLVTESKRA; encoded by the coding sequence ATGAGCAAGAAGCATCCCATCATCTCAGTCACCGGCTCTTCGGGCGCGGGCACGACCACGGTCAAGGCGACCTTCGACCAGATCTTCCGTCGCGAGGGGATCACTGCCGTCAGCATCGAGGGCGACGCCTTCCACCGCTACAACCGCGCTGACATGAAGGCCGAACTGGAGGCGCGGAAGTCTTCCGGGGATGAGACCTTCTCGCATTTCTCTTATGACGCCAATGAGCTGGGGGAGCTGGAAGAGATTTTCCGCACCTATGGCGAGACCGGCACCGGGCGCACCCGTCACTATGTGCACGACGACGACGAAGCCGCGCGCTGGAACACCCCGCCGGGCAATTTCACCGACTGGGAAAGCTTTGACGAGGGCAGCGACCTGCTGTTCTACGAGGGGCTGCATGGCGCGGTGGCCAACGACGAGGTGAACCTCGCGGCGCTGGCGGATCTCAAGATCGGCGTGGTGCCGGTGATCAACCTTGAATGGATCCAGAAGATCCACCGCGACAAGGCCAGCCGCGGCTACACAACCGAGGCGGTGACAGACACCATCCTGCGCCGGATGCACGCCTATGTGCACTGCATCTGCCCGCAGTTCATCCAGACCGACGTGAACTTCCAGCGCGTGCCGGTGGTCGACACCTCCGACCCGTTCATCGCCCGCTGGATCCCCACCGCCGACGAGAGCCTCGTGGTGATCCGCTTCCGCAACCCGCGGGGCATCGATTTCCCGTATCTCACCTCGATGATCCAGAACAGCTGGATGAGCCGCGCCAATTCCATCGTGATCCCCGGCGGCAAGATGGATCTGGCGATGCAACTCATCTTCACGCCCATGGTCCAGCGCCTCGTGACCGAGAGCAAGCGCGCCTGA
- a CDS encoding class 1 fructose-bisphosphatase: MTDTNAFPAEAPIPDALRPALEAVGRVARDLAHRIARGPLDGQMAAHVGDNTDGDAQKALDLIADEAFAEAMRGTGVRWYASEERADVQLIDRDGTLALAIDPLDGSSNIETNVSIGTIFSLRAARETGAETFLRPGHEQLAAGYVIYGPQVMLMLSFGDALQHHILDPETGRFTLLSGAVTVDGGSTEFAINASNYRHWSKPIRAYIDDCLAGAEGPRACNFNMRWIASLVAETHRILMRGGLFLYPADARPGYEAGRLRMVYECAPIALLIEAAQGHATDGTTRILDLIPDSLHARTPFVFGSAGKVDHVAAYHDLPDQEVSALFGNRGLFRA; this comes from the coding sequence ATGACCGACACGAACGCATTCCCCGCGGAGGCGCCGATCCCGGATGCCCTGCGCCCGGCCCTCGAGGCCGTTGGCCGGGTCGCCCGCGACCTTGCCCACCGCATCGCCCGCGGCCCGCTCGACGGACAGATGGCCGCGCATGTGGGCGACAACACCGATGGCGACGCGCAAAAGGCGCTCGACCTTATCGCCGACGAGGCCTTTGCCGAGGCGATGCGCGGCACCGGTGTGCGCTGGTACGCCTCGGAAGAGCGCGCCGATGTGCAGCTTATCGACCGCGATGGCACGCTGGCGCTGGCCATCGACCCGCTCGACGGCTCGTCCAATATCGAAACCAACGTCTCGATCGGCACGATCTTCTCCCTCCGTGCCGCCCGCGAGACCGGGGCGGAGACCTTCCTCCGCCCCGGACACGAACAACTGGCCGCGGGCTATGTGATCTACGGCCCGCAGGTGATGCTGATGCTGAGCTTCGGCGATGCGCTGCAGCACCATATCCTCGACCCCGAGACCGGGCGTTTCACCCTGCTCAGCGGTGCCGTCACCGTCGATGGCGGCAGCACCGAGTTTGCCATCAACGCCTCGAACTACCGCCACTGGTCGAAGCCGATCCGCGCTTATATCGACGATTGCCTCGCGGGAGCCGAGGGGCCGCGCGCCTGCAATTTCAACATGCGTTGGATCGCCTCGCTGGTGGCCGAGACCCACCGCATCCTGATGCGCGGCGGGCTGTTTCTTTACCCAGCCGACGCCCGCCCCGGCTATGAGGCCGGCCGGTTGCGCATGGTCTATGAATGCGCCCCGATCGCCTTGCTGATCGAGGCCGCGCAGGGCCATGCCACCGATGGCACCACACGCATTCTCGACCTGATCCCCGACAGCCTGCACGCCCGCACGCCCTTCGTCTTCGGCTCGGCGGGCAAGGTGGATCACGTCGCCGCCTACCACGACCTGCCCGATCAGGAGGTCTCTGCCCTCTTCGGCAACCGCGGCCTGTTCCGCGCCTGA
- the cbbR gene encoding LysR family regulator CbbR: protein MRRLASLTLKQLRSLEAVERTGSISRAAEELGLTAPAVHSQLKALDQTFGCVLLTRAGAGKFHATPEGAALLQAWETAEAGFRRALQRIDALQKGMAGSVVLGVVSTGKYFAPGIVARLRKACPEIEIVLEVGNRDRIIAALQDGALDLAIMGRPPREPAVEALSIGDHPHVLIAPPDHPLAGRAEITAEEVLSDMILMREPGSGTRILATRFLDRIGEGKPYARAEMNSNETIKQAVIAGLGIALISYHTVAEELRSGRLVTLDLPGLPIMRHWFLLHRADMPITGAARTVWDFIAAERAGFLPSWPVA, encoded by the coding sequence ATGCGCCGACTTGCCTCGCTGACGCTGAAACAACTGCGCTCTTTGGAAGCTGTTGAAAGAACAGGGTCTATTTCGCGCGCTGCCGAAGAGCTCGGGCTGACCGCCCCGGCGGTGCACAGCCAGTTGAAGGCCTTGGATCAGACTTTCGGATGCGTCCTGCTGACGCGGGCAGGGGCGGGAAAGTTCCATGCCACGCCCGAGGGCGCGGCGCTTTTGCAGGCGTGGGAGACGGCAGAGGCGGGGTTTCGCCGGGCGCTGCAACGAATCGACGCGCTGCAAAAGGGCATGGCGGGCAGCGTGGTTCTGGGGGTGGTCTCGACCGGCAAGTATTTCGCCCCCGGGATCGTCGCGCGGCTGCGCAAGGCCTGCCCCGAGATCGAGATCGTCCTCGAGGTGGGCAACCGCGACCGGATCATCGCGGCGCTTCAGGACGGGGCGCTGGATCTGGCGATCATGGGGCGTCCGCCGCGCGAGCCGGCGGTTGAGGCGCTGTCGATCGGCGATCACCCGCATGTGCTGATCGCGCCGCCCGACCATCCGCTGGCGGGCCGCGCCGAGATCACCGCCGAGGAGGTGCTGAGCGACATGATCCTGATGCGCGAGCCGGGGTCGGGGACGCGCATCCTCGCCACCCGCTTCCTCGACCGGATCGGCGAGGGCAAACCCTATGCGCGCGCCGAGATGAACTCCAACGAGACGATCAAACAGGCGGTGATCGCCGGGCTGGGCATCGCGCTCATCTCGTATCACACTGTCGCCGAGGAGTTGCGCAGCGGGCGGCTGGTCACGCTGGATTTGCCCGGCCTGCCGATCATGCGCCACTGGTTCCTGCTGCATCGCGCCGACATGCCCATCACCGGCGCCGCGCGCACCGTCTGGGATTTCATCGCCGCCGAGCGCGCCGGGTTCCTGCCCAGTTGGCCGGTGGCGTGA
- a CDS encoding Pnap_2097 family protein, whose translation MAGTALRAIGTPRRIERQDSLPLGMMMLSPFGLSEQWLLRDGGDRHWGLIAEALGQSGIAFHDAEGHPVYAAFCATELALEPPTGGLLGTEVQITSSLHELAPNRIGSEHHFRGADGPLGTLRMISCFLRHDGSGSNRKLLRSSLPGLADLPPPPLALEEVHRRARERARYARDRCPPTAPILDYAPLPALDFNAVGLLYFPTFSKLAEMARPSQTALARREIVYLGNLDPGETITAHEDASGLRLSAGTRAIALVATAHHGPR comes from the coding sequence ATGGCGGGCACTGCGCTGCGCGCCATCGGCACCCCGCGCCGGATCGAGCGGCAGGATAGTCTGCCGCTCGGGATGATGATGCTCTCGCCCTTCGGCCTGTCGGAACAATGGCTGCTGCGCGATGGCGGAGACCGTCACTGGGGCCTCATCGCAGAGGCGCTCGGCCAGAGTGGCATCGCCTTCCACGATGCCGAAGGGCATCCCGTCTACGCCGCCTTCTGCGCCACCGAACTGGCGCTTGAGCCGCCCACCGGTGGGCTGCTTGGCACCGAAGTGCAGATCACATCAAGCCTGCACGAGTTGGCCCCAAATCGGATCGGCTCGGAGCATCACTTTCGCGGCGCGGATGGACCGCTTGGCACGTTGCGCATGATCAGCTGCTTCCTGCGGCACGACGGCAGTGGCTCCAACCGCAAGCTGCTGCGCAGCAGTCTTCCGGGACTGGCCGATCTGCCGCCGCCGCCGCTGGCGCTCGAAGAGGTCCACCGCCGCGCCCGCGAGCGCGCCAGATATGCCCGCGACAGATGCCCTCCGACTGCGCCTATTTTGGACTACGCGCCGCTGCCTGCGCTGGATTTCAACGCGGTCGGCCTGCTGTACTTTCCAACATTCTCGAAGCTGGCGGAGATGGCGCGGCCCTCTCAGACCGCTCTGGCGCGGCGGGAGATCGTGTATCTAGGCAATCTCGATCCCGGCGAGACGATCACCGCGCATGAGGATGCAAGCGGGCTCAGACTGTCGGCTGGCACGCGCGCCATCGCCCTTGTCGCAACCGCGCACCACGGGCCCCGCTGA